The sequence GGTAGAATCCATTGAACTTGGTCACCTCCCGGTTGTAGGTGACCCAATGATCTTTAAGTTGCTTGGCGGTTCGATGACGGATAGGGTCGGAGGTGGAGTTATATGTTGCCGCTATTTGGCCCCAGAAACTTGATCCGCTCTTATTATTGCCGGAGATGGGATCATTAGAATGTATAAACCAAGCATTAACCTACAATAAAACCTATAATGTAAGTAAACTAAAAAATCAAGATTAAATAAATGAGAAACGATTCACTCACCagcttttcctcgtcttccttcgtcCACTCTAGCCTCTTTGGACGCTTTTCCTTCGGCACGGGATTTTCCTCAGCTTGGTTTTCAGATCCAACAGATAAAGGTGCAACTGGAGGAGGTGCTCCATACGTAGGTGGAGCATATGGATGAGGTGCTCCATACGGAGGTGGAGCATATGGAGCATAAGGAGGTACTCCATACGGAGGTGGAGCATATGGAGGAGGGGCGTATGGAGGTATCTGGAAAGAAGCTTGACTTCCGTCCGCAGCAGGTGGGGGAGGGGCATACAGACTTACCGGGAATGAGGCTTGAATTCCGGCTTGGGAAGTTGGAGGTTGACCATATGAAGACGGTGGATATTGATACAAATGATAGGGATAAGGGTATGGTGGTGGACGCGCAGCCGGAAATAGTGCACGGGGGAGTGAGGCTGAAACATCGGAGCGACGATGTAGTGAAGAAGACTCATCTAACGAAAGGGTTGTAGGTGACCCATCGGACTGCAAGAGATCCGTGAAGGTGTTCAAATCTGGGGACCAACCCGACATTGTGTGAAGAAAGGGGAGTTTGGAAGAGAAAAATGAGATGGAATGGTGTGTGGAATGAGCTCCACCCGGGTAGGGGTATATATAGATGGATTGAGGATGAAATTTGTGATTTTTTGCAAATTTTTTCGAATTTTTTGGACTCCAAACGGTCAAAAACGGCTagcacacgtggaccaatcagaaGCCGCCACCTCACTATCGCCCCTCGCTCTCGCCCGCGAAGACGCCATCGCCAACGCGTCGCCCCGCTCTCGCCTGCCTATCGCCTCCCTCTCGCCCGGCGCGCGCTCCAGTGCAGGCGAGAGCGGGGCGATATCGCCCGCTCTCGCCGGGCGGTGGCAGTAGCGCCCGCCGGGTCGCTCTCGCCTCCTGCTGGGCGCTATCGCCCTCACTATAGCCTGCATTGGCACCAGCCTAACTCCATCTCGTGGTTGCTCCCGACCATGTTCACCTGATGGTTACGGGCTGCTGGTTATCAGTTGATCAAACAGCCCAATGTAGGAAAATGCGTGTCCTGTTAATGCCATGTTTGATTACTTAGTGGATGTTTGGTTTAAGAAATCACTCTATCCAAATTAAGGTGGTGCATCATAgattcattcctcaaatttggtgggatgacctcattcctcatattagtactaactaaataaCTATACAGAATGAGACGGTGATGGATCAacccattctattccacaaaccaaacaaaaatattGAGTGAGAAGATAATAGACTagatcattcctcaaaccaaacatccCATTAGTTACCCTCCTAAACCCTAGTCACTAGAAATCCTATTTAGAATACCTATTTTAGTCATCCGTTTGGTATTTTAGGGATTAAAAATAATTAAACCTGAGAGCAACTCCAACAAATCCAAAACACCTAATCCTAAATCCTATTTTAgaagaaaaacaaaaaaaatgtaCAACTCCGCCGCGCACTCTCGTCCCAATATTCTCTCTGAAGTCCAGTTTCACGCTGCTGCAGGAACGACTGTTTGGTGAGCTCCGGAAAGGCGATGGCACACAAATACGTATTCTATACAAATTTTAAGGATAAGAAAAGATCGTGGTGAAATCAAATTCGAGTAAATTGGACATTGTTCCGCAACCAATTTCCAATAAAATTAATGCGATTAAACATACTCGGAGGATACATTCCGATGTTCAGCACAAGATAGGCAAGTTCACATAAGGCACTGTAATACCCTCAAAACACTTGAAATTCATGTTCCACGAAGCAAAGTAAGATACGCTAAAGCAAAACGTCAGGATTCGCATCCGCACTTAAGCAACGGCATCGAGGAAAGCCTTCCCAGGAGCACGCTTCTCAAGTCTGCCGTGGTTGCCGAGCAGCTGTAAAAGGTAGGGAGAAGATAACATTAGATTATGGACTGCCCTCGTAGATGAGAGAGCAAACATTAGAAGACTGCTCAGAGATGTAAAGGTAGAAACTGTTATCAAGCATGGATCgtccaaaataaaaaaaatacgcATTATCCAAGGGAAAACGATGGTGTACCTTTGCGTTGACACCATCAGGAACAATTCTGCCCTCGCTCTTGTACTTCAGGTAGTCAGCGCGGCTGAACTTGGTGAAGCCCCTGAACAAGATAGTGCACATTATAAACAATAATAATACAAAATAACTTATGCAAGTTACTATACTGTGACAGTTTAATTCCACAGCAGCAATGAACTATTATGCACTCACCACTTTCTGCTCTCAATGATCTTTTGGCGGCCAGGGAACTTGAACTTAGCGCGACGCAGAGCTTCGCTGGCATGGGCAGCATTGTTGTCCTTGCATCGCACGGAAAGGAGGACCTGACCAATGTCCACCCTAGCACAGGTGCCCTGAGGCTTGCCAAAGGCACCCCTCATTCCAGTCTGGAGCCTATCAGCCCCGGCACAGGAAAGCATCTTGTTGATACGGAGGACATGGAACGGGTGAACCCGGACCCTAAGGTGGAAGGCATCCTTTCCTGCAGACTTGGTCATGTACTTGTTGCAGGCAATGCGGGCAGCCTCGAGCGCCTCACTGGAGACATTCTCCTTCTCCCAAGAGACAAGGTGCACACAGTAGGGGAACTCATCAACACCCTTCCTCTTCATCCCGACATCGTAGATCCTGATCTTGGGGTCAGGGACACCACGGCAGTACCTGGACTTAGGGTACGGCTTGTTCTTGATCTGGCGATAGCATCTAGCAGGCCCTAAGCAAAGTTTCAGAAACATAAAGCTCAATTTTATCAACAGCATAATAGCAATGCACTGCAGTGATAAAATTATTCAGTGCAAACAGATATAAATCATTGAATTGATGCAAAACAGAGCATTATTTTCTACAAAATATACAACAGTGCTTTTATTAAGCAGGCAGAATGAGCAAATGAAGTGTAGACAGATTGGTCCTATAGTGTTGATTCATGGCATACAAACGAATACTAATACTAAATGCGTTATTCACAATGCCATGGAATATGACTAATACTCCCCTTTTTTGACAGATAAAGGTCTACACGGATTCTAAATTATGAGCGTGTTGACTTTATACACAGGAAATGTGAATATATGGTACCAAATCCCCCAGGTCCCAGCCATTCTCTTCTTTATACGATAATACGTAACAACTTTGCGAGTTCCACAAATCATCAACTCAGCAAACAAACATCAAATATTAAGCCCGTGGACAGTAAGAACCCCGGGATCATCAAAAGCATATACCCGATTTCGTGTGGATCTAGTCGAAATTTGCGCCGGACTAAAAGAAAGTACCCTATGGACTGCAACAATCAACGCAGTAGAAGCGTACGAAGGAGGTTAATCAAAAAGGCGAACTTACTTCTGCCCATGGCGACGGCAGCTGAGGTAGGCAGTCGGTGTCGGCGGAGGCGGCGAAACGAGGAAGGGGTGCGTCTAGGGCTTGGAGGGAAGAGAGGGACACTTTATATAGAGAGTGCGGACGCGGAATGGAGCCGTGCCGCCGTGGGTTTTGTGCGTCACGGCATGCGACTGGCAGATGCTGGGCCTTGGGAGGAATGGACCGAAAAACACAACAGGAGCCCACTAAAATTGGCGACTCCTTTCTCTCAAGGCCAGAGAACACAACTCCTGCAGGCTGCAGCGACATCATCCTCCCCCGTcgcgcccttgccgccgccgcctcctctcCCCGCCACTCGCCCACTCGAGCTGGACACTGAAAAAAATCAGTAGCAGGGCCGTGTTGGGCTGAGCCCACGTTGTCCACATCAAAACACTCAAACAGGGTTGTTAGTTCTCACGGGCCAAAAAGGTCAGCCCATGTTGATGCCGTGGCCGTGGGGATCAGATGGCTTGGCGGCTACGACGGTTTTCCTTTCCTCCGCGCCACCACGAGCTGCCCTAAAACCCTACCACTCTACTACCATCACACCTGCGCCTCCACAGTCCACACTCACCGCGCTCGCCCCCTCACAACGAAACCTAGAGAGTCCCGCGCGTGACATGGCGGACGGCGCGGGCTCGGCGTCTGGTCTGGTGGAGAAGCTCGCGGAGCTTTCAACGGGCGGCGCCGGGCAGAATCCTCCGCCGGCGGGTGAAGGCGGAGAGGAGCTGCAGCTCTCGAAGAAGTAGGGACAATCGAGCATTCCTCTCACTTGAGCCCGTTGGTTTTCCTTGCCATTTCTGTTTCCTGATTCCGGGGTTGGTTGTTGCGTGTTTGATGTGTGCAGCGCGAAGAAGAGAGAGGAGAAGAggaagaagctggaagaggagcggAGGCTCAAGGAGGAAGAGAAAAAGAACAAGGCGAGGATCATTTATCAATTTATGCTGTTGTTTCTTCCACTTATTGCAGTTCCTGTTATGTGCTATATCAGTGAACCCTGGATAAATTTGGTCAGAATATGTCATTGCTTCCACCAAGTATTGTTTGATTCGTTAGCTCTAGAAGATTACTCAAATGCTCGTGTTAGAAGTTAAGTTTTCACTATGTTAGTGCCAAGGCTCAAAATTGATGTGTGCCATCTGTTGTTGTaggcggcggcggctgctgctgctAGTGGAAAGCCTCAGAAGGCATCTGCTGCTGACGATGATGACATGGATCCCACTGTATGTGCATCTTGCTTTCCCTGCCTAGCGTTTTGAATTCTGTTCCTTATACTTACTCTTATTGGATGGATGTGTTTCCTGCTGCAGCAATACTACGAGAATAGGCTCAAGACTCTTGATTCACTCAAGGCCGCAGGTGTAAACCCCTATCCACATAAGTTTCCGGTTGGCATCTCTGTAGTGGAATACATTGAGAAGTACAAGACCTTGAACAATGGGGAGAAGCTTACAGATGCGACAGAATGTTTAGCTGGTAACTCCTTTTGTTTTCCCATTGTTGTATTCTTAACTTGGAGATTCATATAGGTCTCACTTATATTTTTTTAACTAAGGGAGGATCATGAACAAGAGAACATCATCATCTAAGCTATTCTTTTATGATCTTTATGGTGGCGGCATGAAGGTTCAAGTGATGGCTGATGCCAGGTAAAAGTCTTCATTACACAACTAGAGCTGATTGCcattgtgtgtgtgggggggggtcaTGTTTTTATTTTAGCACTAGACTATGGCCTGTTTGCTGCATCGGGTTTCCAGCTTCTGCATCTTTTTCATGGTGCCAAACGCGAAACTTTTCAAATGGCTTAAATTTAAATCTAGTGCTTGTGAGAAATGGACTAGCATTCAATGTTGCAGCAGTGGCAGGGGTCCAGCTTTTCAAATTTCAACCATGCAACCCCTGCATGATTGCTTATGCTCCTCCCATGTCCTTCCATGCTGCTCCTCGTTTCTCTCCCACGCCAAACAGCAGTGTCGCCTTCACCTCCCTCCCCTGCCAGAAAACCTCTGCTCCTGCACTGTTGTGTCCATGGACGTGCCACTCCTTTGCCACACTACCCTCTGCATCTATCACCAGAGACTGAGACACCCCCCTGCATCTTACTCCCTCCTCTGGTTGGCCATGGAACTCGCAGGGGAAGATCCGCGTACACGTCCCTTTCCCTTCTCACTGTTCCTGCCAGGTTGAGCGGTGCACAACCTCCCCATTCCTTCATGACGAGATCTGACCATGGAGCTGCATGTGCACCATACTCTCACCAACTCCAGCAGTTGTGTTTCCACAGAAGGCCGGGCCATGTATTTTCTCTAATGCGATGAGTACACTGGAGCGAGCCTTGTTCATTTCTGAATCCTCAGAAAAAAGTTGAAAAAGAATCCGAAATACCAAACTCGATGGTTTTTTATTCAGCATCTTGTCTAGGAAGTGGCTTCTCTGCGCAGCTAGATCAAAGCAGCTTATAGAGAAGTTTAAGAGcctgtttggttcctttagtccaaggactaaattttagtcgggggactaaagtttagtgccTACCCTGCTTGGTTACAGGGACTAAAAGTATTCATAACGTATtaaatgactcataagaagaCCAAAATGCCCCTTAACATTCTCCCACCATTACTGCAACTGAAACAAATGAGGGGCAAAATGTGAAATTATTgtggtttagtcccttttagtcacccctTACGGAACTAGGGGCTAAAGCAGTTTAGTCCCTGTTTTAGTCCCACCATTtggcaatttagggactaaatgagactaaaatggaaggactaatctttagtccctcaaaccaaacggggcctaagCTATGCTAGACAGGACCTCACTCCTTTGTTTTGCACCAACTCATAGAAAAGAGCTTCCTGGTGGTAGAATTCATGCTTTAACTATGCACTTACATGCTAAATCAAGCATTAGTAGTTAGAGCATGTCAGAGTACATAAACTACTGATCCTACTTGGCTGCTTATGTAATAGTTTGTGTTGGAACTTGGAAATACTTCCCGAACTATAATAATGACATATGATATGGCTTAGCTAGTtcgttttttttttgcaaaaggtAGTTTTCTTTTGGTTTTTTATTGGACATGTCACATAGATCTACACCATTTTTTAGTTATAGAGATAAAGGTTGCCTATTTTGTAGAATAGGTAAACCACATAGGTCCATGTTGATCTCATTTGTGCCAAAATGTCTTGTTTTcttcatgcttttatttatatcgCAGGACCAAACACAAACTCTATGTTTTTAGTGGACAGTGCATACTTAATAGCTCTGCTTTCAGTTATATTGGTGATAACCTGTTTTTTCAATATAAATAAATTTCAATCATAAAAGTGGGATTCAAGAGAAGAGATCGATTGTTTATTCCAACTGGACTgtattttttctttttatttattatAGGACCTCAGAGTTGGATGAAGCAGAATTCTCTAAGTACCACTCGAGTGTGAAGCGAGGTGATATTGTTGGCATATGTGGTTATCCAGGTTTGTAGCGTTCTGCTCAAAGTTTTGAACTATTAACTATAAGCTGTGACTTCTATGAACTATTTTGTTTGAAATATTACTATTTGTATTTAGCCCATAGAAATGTTATAACTTATAACAAGGTACCTTATTATTTTGTTATGGTTTCATTGCATAAATTCAAGTAGTATGTTTTGTTGAAAACTGTACTGTTACGTAGCTTATGTTCCTGGTTAGCTCTACTGTAGTATTGTTTGCGTGACCAACTCAATGATTTGATGATTGTAATATTTTTCTTGCTATTTGTGATAAACTTCGAATTTACAATTTGTTGAACACTAGGAAAATACAATCCAAACGCACTAGTGATAGTGGTTGCATGTTGTTTGTCTGACCAATTATAAAATCATAAGATGGTTGTTTATTGTATTTTTTCTATGTTTGATAAATTATTCAATATGTTAAACATCAGGAAAAAGCAACCGTGGGGAGCTTAGCCTGTTCCCGAAGAAATTTGTCGTGCTCTCTCCATGTCTTCATATGATGCCTCGACAGGTGAGAATGAAAATTAAATTCAAACAATTATTTCTCTCTTTTTAAAGCATGTTGCAATTTTCAGACCCTCATCATATTGGGGGATGTGGCAAACTTTATGCTTTCAAGAAGGCCCTGTGATATAGTAGAAATGTTTACATATTTAGTGTGATTAAGCAATCTTTTGAGTTTCTACTTTTTACCCTTTGATGTTGTGGAGAATGAACTCTGCTTTGGCCTACTTTAGGCTCTTTAAGGAAGGTTCATTTTCCTATAATAATATTAATGGCAATCTTTATATATTAAGCATTTATATCTTTCCAGAAAGGTGAAGGAAGTTCGGTGCCTGTATCGTGGACTCCAGGAATGGGTAGGAATATCGAAAATTATGTTTTGAGGGATCAGGTTTGTCATCATTCTTCATTATGTCTTACTTTTCTCTCTTAAGCATTGCTTATTTACCATTTCTTCAGGTAAGTAATGTTGTCTTATTTCGTGACATTTTGTGGATGCAAACATTTAAAGCTTGTTCTGCAAGAATAAAGTGCTTTCCACTTGTATAACTAGGGAACATTTCTGATCATAATGTACCCATTGTAATCTAATCTGGTTAGCTCACAAATATGCAATGCAGTCAACTTTTGGGGGTTCATGTGGGTATGCCATTGTTGTGAATTGTGATCACATGGCTCAAAAATGTTAATAAGACATGTAATATCAGGACACTAAGGATTAGTTAGCCTATTGCAATAATAGATTTGCCTACTCATTTAGGCTATGTTGGGATGGTGTTGGATCCTGCCTCGATGCTGGACCACCCTTACAATACAAATAATGCCCTACTGTGCAGACAGACAATACTAGCATGCGAGGTCAATCATTTTCTTATAACTTTGTTGTCTCGTGTGTTGTGGATAAGTGTTGCGGAAATGCTTATGTTCCGTAGGCCATACAGGAAGAGGGATGTTTGTTTCAGCTTAAAATCGGATTTTGGCCGTCAGAATCGACTTCTATCAGCCAAACGTTTTGCTTCTCAGCCCACTTCTATGAGAATCGCTTTGGTGAAAATTATCCAAATCAACATGAACATAGAATCCGTCGAGCTGTCGCGATGGGAGGAATCCGTCACTTAGATCCTAAACCCTATGGACGCCTTCATCTTTCTCTTCACGTAAGCCCCACGATATTAAGATATTTCCCACAACCAGATTCTCCAGGAATCCAgattcagaaaaaagctgaaccaaacaggcccaaggTATCGAGACCGGAACGATGGTATATGTGATAGGCTAGGGGTAGCACTAATTAAAGAAAAGCTTGTCCAACGTCGGTTGCAGGGATGAAAACGGGTACCCATTCGGATACTAGTTTTTTGGTTTTTTATGGTGAATAAATATGATATAGAATCTGATATGCAAATtgatattcttgtttttaacttTGAGCTAGTAAAGATTTATAAAAGATAAATCTCAAATTTATCATATACCTTCTCAAATGATAGATATAAAATTCAGGTACCATTCGAATACGGATACTTTTCATCTTTTTTtattgtagggagcaaataatgtATAAAACAATTTATGCAAAATTTTATTCTTATATGTAATACTGTGCTTGATAGCACAAGAAAAGATTAACATCAAATttcatacatatctattttaaaatattaaatttgtcctaaTAGTTTCGGatacccgttttcatccctagtcgGTTGAGATGGTTTAGACATGTCCAATGGAGATCTCTAGAGGCACCAACGAGTAGTGGGATCTTGAGGTGTGATAGCAATGGCCAATGGGAAGAGAGACAGAGGAAGGCCTCAGTTGACATAGCCAAAGTTGGAGAAATTTGTAATTTTGCCACTCAATTTTGTCTTCCTGTTATTATGTCATCCCGTGTCTATGACTGGTGAAACTatctgtgtctatgatttgtgggcCCGATGGCATATTAGCGAAGACCACAAATCATAATGGCAAAATTACCAATGGCTCGCCAAAGTTGATATGGGAAGAAATAATAAAACGAGACTTGAAAGAATGGAATATAGCCAAAGATTTAGACTTGAATAGGAGTGCATGAAAAACAGCTATCCATGTGTCTGAGCTAACTTGTGTTTTTTATTGGTTTCAACTCTAGACTACCTCAACTTGCTTAGGATTAATGATTAAAAGGATTTTGTTGTTGTTATTGATGCTGCTGTTGTTGTCTAGCATATGTTGTGATGTATCGTACCTCTATGTGATGTTTATTTTGAAAAATGGGATGCATATGACATACATGGTCCTGATCTGGAACATAGTCCAGTATTCTTTTGGCACAAGAATTTTATGGGGTGACCAATCGCTAATTAGCACATTTTTATGTATTAATAAAAGTCAGGGATGGGGTCATCCCACAAATCACGGGTTGATTCCTCAAACCCAATACATATATTGTTTCTTCAGAAAATTAATTGCCA is a genomic window of Zea mays cultivar B73 chromosome 5, Zm-B73-REFERENCE-NAM-5.0, whole genome shotgun sequence containing:
- the LOC103626074 gene encoding uncharacterized protein is translated as MSGWSPDLNTFTDLLQSDGSPTTLSLDESSSLHRRSDVSASLPRALFPAARPPPYPYPYHLYQYPPSSYGQPPTSQAGIQASFPVSLYAPPPPAADGSQASFQIPPYAPPPYAPPPYGVPPYAPYAPPPYGAPHPYAPPTYGAPPPVAPLSVGSENQAEENPVPKEKRPKRLEWTKEDEEKLVNAWFIHSNDPISGNNKSGSSFWGQIAATYNSTSDPIRHRTAKQLKDHWVTYNREVTKFNGFYLQEERLRQSGADDAMVMDAAMARFEGKMGHPFKRHHWWQVVCYEPKWSAKHGLGSGSDSTANKRTRLGVSGEYSSGGTEDTEEEVPRTVGRDRAKAAARKTKTKGKGKEATSSESTSEAFKMKNLWGGLVKAKLLKQWNILKGRSTRDMDPAERRTHGRAVKMVEKELGLLDDEEEEPEAEREEEEDEDEIEESD
- the LOC542298 gene encoding large ribosomal subunit protein uL16, translated to MGRRPARCYRQIKNKPYPKSRYCRGVPDPKIRIYDVGMKRKGVDEFPYCVHLVSWEKENVSSEALEAARIACNKYMTKSAGKDAFHLRVRVHPFHVLRINKMLSCAGADRLQTGMRGAFGKPQGTCARVDIGQVLLSVRCKDNNAAHASEALRRAKFKFPGRQKIIESRKWGFTKFSRADYLKYKSEGRIVPDGVNAKLLGNHGRLEKRAPGKAFLDAVA